ACCAAAACCAACCCAACAATATACTAGAAAACAAAGATTTTCGGGACTCTGTAGCCACCGCAACAAAAGACGGAAAGCGCAAATGGGTATTTCCACGAAAACCAAAAGGCAAATACACCAACTACAGAAGTTATACGAGTTATGTTCTTCTTGCCTTATTTTTAACTGTCCCTTTTTTGAAACTTAATGGCAATCCGTTTTTTAGATTTAATATTTTAGATCGAGAATTTTTTATTTTTGGTCAAGCTTTCTACGTTCAAGACTTTTTTATTTTTGGATTGGGCGCAGTAACATCGGTGATTTTTGTAATGGTTTTCACCATTGTTTTTGGTAGAATATTTTGCGGATGGTTGTGCCCCCAAACCTTGTTTATGGAAATGCTTTTCCGAAAAATTGAATATTGGATTGAAGGCGACCGCAACAAACAAATTAAACTTGATAAACAAGATTGGAACGCTGAAAAAATTAGAAAAAAACTCATCAAATGGGGTATTTTCGCTTTTATTTCATTGTTGATTTCGCACGTTATGTTCATGTATATCGTAGGTCCTTCCGAGGTTTGGAAAATCATGAAAGCTGGTCCGTTGGAATATCCTGTCAACTTCATCGTGATGCTCGTTTTCACGACACTTTTTTATTTCGTTTTTGCGTGGTTGCGCGAGCAGGTTTGTACACTTATTTGCCCTTACGGAAGGCTTCAAGGCGTGTTAGTTGATAAGCAGACTATTAATGTTTATTACGATTTTAAACGTGGAGAAAATCGTGCAAAATGGAGAAATGGAGAAGACAGAACAGCAGCTTCAAAAGGCGATTGTATCGACTGTAATCAATGTGTGGTGGTTTGTCCAACAGGAATTGACATCCGAAACGGACAACAGCTAGAATGCATCAACTGTACTGCGTGTATTGATGCCTGCGACGAAATCATGCTAAAAGTGGGACTTCCAAAAGGTTTAATAAGATATGCCACAGAACAGGAAATTGAAACCCAAACCAAGTTTAAATTCACTGCCAGAATGAAGGCGACAGCCATCGCATTAT
This genomic stretch from Chryseobacterium sp. POL2 harbors:
- the ccoG gene encoding cytochrome c oxidase accessory protein CcoG, yielding MSNQNQPNNILENKDFRDSVATATKDGKRKWVFPRKPKGKYTNYRSYTSYVLLALFLTVPFLKLNGNPFFRFNILDREFFIFGQAFYVQDFFIFGLGAVTSVIFVMVFTIVFGRIFCGWLCPQTLFMEMLFRKIEYWIEGDRNKQIKLDKQDWNAEKIRKKLIKWGIFAFISLLISHVMFMYIVGPSEVWKIMKAGPLEYPVNFIVMLVFTTLFYFVFAWLREQVCTLICPYGRLQGVLVDKQTINVYYDFKRGENRAKWRNGEDRTAASKGDCIDCNQCVVVCPTGIDIRNGQQLECINCTACIDACDEIMLKVGLPKGLIRYATEQEIETQTKFKFTARMKATAIALFVLIGFLGYLLNDRGLMEAKFLKVPGSSFIIQNNEIRNSFTYTIINKSNGDLKLNFKVLSSQDAKINLYEKSPILLKKNEIKKGDLQVVFPENEMKLSKQEIEIGVFDQNGTMITSYKTIFEGPFKLVL